In Pelecanus crispus isolate bPelCri1 chromosome Z, bPelCri1.pri, whole genome shotgun sequence, the following are encoded in one genomic region:
- the RPS23 gene encoding small ribosomal subunit protein uS12, whose product MGKCRGLRTARKLRSHRRDQKWHDKQYKKAHLGTALKANPFGGASHAKGIVLEKVGVEAKQPNSAIRKCVRVQLIKNGKKITAFVPNDGCLNFIEENDEVLVAGFGRKGHAVGDIPGVRFKVVKVANVSLLALYKGKKERPRS is encoded by the exons ATGG GGAAGTGCCGAGGGCTCCGCACGGCCCGCAAGCTCCGCAGCCACCGCCGCGACCAGAAGTGGCACGACAAGCAGTACAAGAAGGCCCACCTGGGCACGGCGCTGAAGGCCAACCCCTTCGGCGGCgcctcccacgccaaggggaTCGTCCTGGAGAAAGT AGGAGTAGAAGCCAAACAGCCCAACTCTGCCATCAGGAAATGTGTTAGAGTCCAGCTGATTAAGAATggtaaaaaaataacagcttttgttCCCAATGATGGCTGCCTGAACTTCATTGAG GAAAATGATGAAGTTCTGGTTGCTGGCTTCGGTCGGAAGGGTCACGCTGTTGGTGACATTCCTGGAGTTCGCTTCAAGGTTGTCAAAGTAGCCAATGTTTCTCTGTTGGCCTTGTACAAGGGCAAGAAGGAGAGACCAAGATCATAA